One segment of Nostoc piscinale CENA21 DNA contains the following:
- a CDS encoding heme oxygenase (biliverdin-producing), whose translation MSSNLALKLRTGTQKAHTAAENVGFMKCFLKGVVDKDCFAKFLGNLYFVYSELEAALASQQNNPVIGGMYFPELNRRAALETDMVFYYGNNWRNLIAPSNNGKKYIDRIQQLSASEPALLIGHAYTRYMGDLSGGQMLQKIAQSTLKLSGYEGTSFYNFDQIPDKKAFKDKYREALNAVPVDDATAERIVAEANYAFSLNMQMAEELEGSLIKAIGQVLFNNLTRASNPGSTEATATH comes from the coding sequence ATGAGTAGTAACCTAGCCCTCAAACTGCGTACTGGTACGCAAAAAGCCCACACCGCCGCAGAAAATGTGGGATTTATGAAATGTTTTCTCAAAGGTGTGGTTGATAAAGACTGCTTTGCGAAATTTTTGGGTAACTTGTATTTTGTTTACAGTGAACTCGAAGCAGCATTAGCCAGCCAGCAAAATAACCCGGTAATTGGTGGAATGTACTTTCCTGAATTAAATCGTCGGGCAGCTTTAGAAACAGACATGGTGTTTTACTATGGCAACAACTGGCGCAATTTAATCGCACCTTCTAACAATGGCAAAAAATACATCGATCGCATTCAACAATTATCTGCATCTGAACCTGCATTATTAATTGGTCACGCCTACACGCGCTACATGGGCGACCTTTCTGGTGGTCAGATGTTACAAAAAATTGCTCAATCTACCCTCAAGTTGTCTGGCTATGAGGGTACTTCTTTTTATAACTTTGACCAAATTCCCGACAAGAAAGCCTTTAAGGACAAATACCGCGAAGCTTTAAACGCTGTCCCTGTGGATGATGCAACAGCCGAGAGAATTGTTGCTGAAGCCAATTATGCCTTTAGTTTGAATATGCAAATGGCTGAGGAACTAGAAGGAAGTTTAATTAAAGCAATCGGTCAAGTATTATTTAATAACCTGACCCGTGCCAGTAATCCTGGTAGTACAGAAGCAACTGCCACTCATTAA
- the hemN gene encoding oxygen-independent coproporphyrinogen III oxidase, whose translation MVFILPSVKFDLDLIKKYDTAAPRYTSYPPATELSEAFKTDDFHAAIAASNHRKSPLSFYFHIPFCQSACYFCGCNTVISNNKNIAKPYLEHLAQEIKQMSTLISPDRKVLQMHWGGGTPNYLDLEQVEFLWKKITQHFEFDPQAEISIEINPRYVDKEYIFFLRELGFNRVSFGIQDFNNEVQVAVNRIQPEDLLFNVMDWIKAAKFDSVNVDLIYGLPYQTLQTFRDTIRKTVALDPDRIVVFNFAYVPWLKPAQKNILPEALPKPQEKLEILKMTIEELTSSQYLFIGMDHFAKSNDELAIAQRNRTLQRNFQGYTTHAGTDLFGFGATSISMLNDAYVQNHKHLKDYYQAVANNVLPVSKGIKLSQDDIIRRDVIMCIMSHFQLYKQDIEEKYHINFDEYFSQELAALQPLVEDGLLKLSAHHLQITDIGRLLVRNIAVVFDAHNQKQDKQFSRAI comes from the coding sequence ATGGTATTCATATTACCAAGTGTCAAGTTTGATTTGGATTTGATCAAAAAGTACGATACAGCCGCACCGAGATATACAAGTTATCCACCAGCTACAGAGTTAAGCGAAGCATTCAAAACAGATGATTTTCATGCAGCGATCGCAGCTTCCAACCACAGAAAATCTCCGCTATCATTTTATTTCCACATTCCTTTTTGTCAAAGTGCTTGTTATTTCTGCGGCTGTAATACAGTAATTTCCAATAACAAGAATATTGCCAAACCTTATCTAGAACATTTAGCACAAGAAATCAAGCAGATGTCTACTTTGATTTCTCCCGATAGAAAGGTATTGCAAATGCACTGGGGTGGCGGTACACCCAATTACTTAGACTTGGAACAAGTAGAATTTTTGTGGAAGAAAATTACACAGCATTTTGAATTTGACCCCCAAGCCGAAATTTCCATTGAAATTAATCCCCGCTATGTTGATAAAGAGTATATTTTCTTTTTGCGGGAGCTAGGATTTAATCGCGTGAGTTTTGGTATCCAAGACTTTAATAATGAAGTCCAAGTTGCTGTGAATCGTATTCAGCCAGAAGACTTATTATTTAATGTCATGGATTGGATTAAAGCAGCCAAGTTTGATAGTGTGAATGTTGATTTGATTTATGGTTTACCTTATCAAACTCTGCAAACATTTCGAGACACGATTAGAAAGACTGTTGCATTAGATCCAGACAGAATTGTGGTGTTTAACTTTGCTTATGTGCCTTGGTTAAAACCAGCACAAAAAAATATTCTGCCAGAAGCATTACCAAAACCACAAGAAAAGTTAGAAATTCTGAAAATGACCATTGAGGAATTAACCAGTAGCCAGTATTTATTTATTGGGATGGATCATTTTGCTAAATCGAACGATGAATTAGCGATCGCTCAACGAAATCGCACCCTACAACGCAACTTTCAGGGTTACACTACCCACGCTGGTACTGATTTATTTGGGTTTGGTGCAACATCAATTAGTATGTTGAACGATGCTTACGTCCAAAACCATAAACACCTCAAAGATTATTATCAAGCAGTTGCTAACAATGTTTTACCTGTGAGTAAAGGCATTAAACTTTCTCAAGATGACATTATTCGCCGGGATGTCATTATGTGCATCATGTCTCATTTTCAGTTATATAAACAAGATATTGAAGAGAAATATCATATCAATTTTGATGAATATTTCTCTCAAGAATTAGCTGCTTTACAACCATTGGTCGAAGATGGATTACTAAAGTTATCTGCCCATCATCTTCAAATCACCGACATCGGCAGATTATTAGTGAGAAATATTGCTGTTGTTTTTGATGCTCATAATCAAAAGCAAGACAAACAATTTTCTCGTGCAATTTAA